The Candidatus Paceibacterota bacterium genomic sequence CTGGGATCAAATCTTCAGCCGAAAAATCACCTTCGCTAGCAACGATTTGAGTGCGCCGTTCATCTCCGTATTTTGTGACCAAATCTGAAAGCTCTGTTTTGATAATTTCACGTTGCTTCTCATCGCTAGCCAGAATTGCTGTGAGCTCAACTATGTCAGCCATAAGACCGTCGTATTCGTCATTGATCTTCTGACGTTCGAGGGCCGCAATCCGGCGAAGTTGCATATCCAAAATGGCATTGGCTTGAATCTCATCAACTTCTAACAATCTCATCAATCCGGTTCGTGCTTCTTCTGGCGTTGAGCTAGCGCGGATCAGCGCGATAACGGCGTCGAGTGCGTCGAGGGCTTTGAGATACCCGCGAAGGATGTGGGCTCGTCGCTCTTTCTCAGCCAAGCGGTATTTTGTCCGTCGGACAATTACTTCGACTTGGTGCTCGATGTAATAACGAACGAATTCATCCAGACGTAAAGTGCGAGGAACCCCATCGACAAGCGCCAACATGTTTGCACCAAAGGTGTCCTGCAATTGGGTCTGCTTGTAAAGGTTATTGAGTACAACTTTTGGAATTGCGTCATTTCGGAGCACGACAACGAGCCGTTGTCCTAATCGCTCGTTTCCTTCATCGCGAACATCTGCGATGCCTTTAATTTTCCCATCTTTAACCAGTTCGGCGATCTTGAGCGCTAAGTTGTCTGGGTTTACTTGGTACGGCAACTCAGTGACCACTAAACATGTGCGTTTGTTAATCTCTTCTACATTGACCACCGCCCGCATGGTGATTGAGCCGCGACCTGTACGGTAGGCAGTTTCTATTCCAGTACGACCGACAATTAGCGCGCGCGTTGGAAAGTCTGGACCTTTTACAATCTTTAATAGTTGTGTGAGGAGTTCGTCGGATTTCGCCTCCGGATGCGCAAGAGCCCAAGCAACACCTTCGGCGATTTCTCGCAGGTTGTGGGGTGGGATATTTGTAGCCATTCCAACTGCGATTCCGGCACTGCCATTAACCAGCAGGTTTGGAAAACGACTGGGTAGGACATCTGGTTCTTGTGATCTGCCATCGTAGTTTGGGGAAAAATTGACCGTGTCTTCATCGATATCCCGCATCATCTCCATGGCGATGGGAGAAAGACGAGCTTCTGTATAACGCATTGCCGCGGCTGGATCATTTCCAGGAGAGCCAAAGTTGCCATTGCCATCAACGAGTGGATAACGAAGTGACCAGGGTTGAGCGAGTCGGACAACAGTGTCATAGATAGCACCGTCACCATGCGGGTGGTAATTACCCATGACATCTCCGACGATACGAGATGACTTGTAGTAACCCTTGTCAGGACGGTATCCGCCGTCATACATAGCATAAAGAACTCGGCGGTGAACTGGCTTTAGACCGTCGCGAACATCGGGAAGAGCTCTACCAACAATGACACTCATCGCATAATCGAGATAAGAGCGTGCCATCTCCACTTGGAGGTCGACAACTTCTATCCGGTCAAAATCTTTGCTGAGCTCGTCCATTGTTTTCCTTTGACTTGAATCTCTGTTAGATATCTAGGAAGCGAACGTCTTTGGCGTTTCGCTGGATAAAGTTGCGGCGCTGTTCGACGTCTTCTCCCATAAGCACAGAGAATAGGTCGTCGGCAGCGGCGGCATCCTCAAGACCGACTTTAATCAAAACGCGGTGATGTGGATCCATGGTTGTATCCCAGAGTTCTTTTGCTGGCATCTCACCCAGACCTTTAAAGCGTTGGATTCCGTCTTCCTTAGGGAGACGTTTTCCGGTGTCTACTCCAAGTTTGATAAATCCATCGCGCTCGCGATCTGAGAAGGCGTACTGCACTGGTTCTTTACCGCCCCATTTCAATTTATACAGAGGTGGCTGAGCAAGGTAGACAAATCCTTGTTCGATAAGGGGGCGCATAAATCTAAAGAGTAAAGTAAGTAAGAGTGTGCGAATGTGCTGTCCATCAACGTCAGCATCGGCCATCAAAATAATCTTGTGGTAGCGCAATTTAGCGATATCGAAATCATCATGAACACCCGTACCTAATGCAGTAATGAGTGACTGGACTTCATTATTTTGCAAAACCCGATCGATGCGCGACTTCTCAACGTTAAGAATTTTCCCTCGGATGGGGAGAACTGCCTGATATCTAGAATCGCGCCCACCTTTAGTCGATCCACCAGCTGAATCACCCTCGACAATATAAAGTTCGCACTTTTCAGGCTCTGTCCACTGACAATCTGCCAATTTTCCCGGCATACCACGACCCTCGAGCAAGCCTTTTCGATTACGTGAAAGGTCGCGGGCCTTTCTTGCTGCAACGCGTGCTGCCGCTGCATCAATACTTTTTCGTAGGATGTCTTTTCCTTCACTTGGGTTCTGTTCGAACCATGCCGTGAGTTCTTCGTTGATCGCCTTCTGCGTGAAAGATTTTACGTTTGTATTTCCGAGTTTAGTTTTTGTCTGGCCTTCAAATTGAGGATCTGTAAGTTTGATGGAAACAATTGCGGTCAATCCCTCGCGGACATCTTCGCCAGTGAGGCGATCTTCTCGTTTGCGGATGAAGCCCCATTCTTCGCCAAATTTATTCACTATTGAAGTGAGAGCAGTTCTAAAGCCTTCTTCGTGTGTTCCACCCTCTTGTGTATTGATGGTGTTGGCGAAGGTGTAGACAGATTCAGAGAAACCGGCATTCCACTGCATTGAGATTTCCAGTGACATCTTGCTGGTTTTGTCTTCAGCAGTAAAAGCAATGATGGATTTGTGAATCTGGCCACGGGTCGAATTTAAATGCCGTACGAAATCCGTGATTCCATTTTCGTAGTGATAGCGAACAAAGAGTGGGTCGCCTTTTTCGTCGACATGGCCAGGCCGCTCATCGGCAAGGGTTATGGTTAAACCGCTATTTAAAAAGGCCATCTCGCGGAGGCGAGCGGAGAGAATTTCGAAGGAGAAGTCTGTGGTCTCAAAAATATCCTCTGACGGCCAGAAGCGAACCGTGGTACCAGTCTTGGAGGTTTCTTCGCCTTTTGAAACAGGAGCGGTTGGGACACCTAGTTTGTAATCTTGACTCCATATAAAACCGTCGCGATATACCCGGACGGAAAGATCGGTACTGAGTGCGTTAACGACAGAGATTCCAACTCCGTGCAATCCACCAGAAACAGAATACCCACCATCGCCGAATTTCCCGCCAGCGTGGAGCACAGTCATAACAACTTCGAGGGCAGGTTTCTTTTCGACCGGGTGGATGTCGACCGGAATACCTCGTCCGTTATCAACGACCTGCAGACTTCCATCGCTCATAAGGGTGACGTTGACGTCGGTGCAGAAGCCGGCCAAGGCCTCATCTACTGAGTTATCTACGACCTCATAAACCAGGTGGTGCAGACCACGCTCGCCGGTGGAGCCGATATACATGCCGGGGCGCTTGCGGACGGCCTCGAGCCCCTCGAGAACTGTGATGGAACTAGCGTTGTAACTGCCTGTCTTAGCCGGCACGAGACTCCCTTGTTGACTCTGTTAGCCTAAACTTGCCTTGCGCTAACCCAGCCTCAATTGAGGAAAAGGGCTCCAGCGACCTTCTAGGGAGATTATCCCTGGAAGTACCTGCTCATCCTAGCCTGAAAATGGAATCTGTGTAGCGCAAACAAGCCGTAGAGGCGGTATTGGGGACGAGAAATCACCAGGTGTGAAGGGTTCCTCTTAGAAGTTGCTTTTTCGGGCTTTTAACCGTAGGTGTCCCTGGGTCCACGAGCACCGCGGATTGTCCGAATTCCTTTTTTCCAGGAAGGCCCGTGGGGGCCAATCACGGTTATGGATTCCACAAGAGCGCCGGGGGCGCTGCGCTGAATTCTCTCTAAGAGGTCGGGTCCAATAAGGCGAAGTTGAGTAGCCCAGGCTGTCGAAGCGGATTGGATTGTTAAAACCCCATCTAAAAGAGAGATTGGATTGGCGTGGAGTGAAATCTCATTTCCGACAATCTCTTCCCATGTGGAGAAGAGAGTGCCCTCCGCAATCCCTGTATCCCAATTCCGTTCTTTAATGAGGTTACTTAAAAGGTCTTTTAATAATTGTGGGTCGGTTGTTGTGCCTGTGCTCTCTCGTATTTCTTTTTTACGTATTTTTTTATTTGTTTGGCCGGTTTTAAAAGACTTGAAAAGATCTAAGGCAAGATCGCGTTTTGCCATTAAGTCCTCACATCCATCACTTGACCAAGTTGGACATAGAGCCGTTCTGTCTCAAGTCCCACAGGAAGATCACTTTCAACGGCGGTGGTGATAATCGTCTGCTCTGCAACTTGTGTTGCCTGCATAAGTTGCGCCCTTCGGAAGGTGTCTAATTCAGAGAACACGTCGTCGAGAATAAGTATCGGCTCCGCTCCCTCGTTTCGCAAGAGGTTGAATGCACCAAGGCGTAACGAGATCGCTATCGACCAAGACTCTCCATGGCTGGCGTATCCTTTGGCGGGAAATTCTCCAAGTTGTAAGTGTAGGTCATCTCTATGCGGACCGATTAATGTAACCCCCCGCTCCACTTCTTGGTACTGGACCTCTTCTAACCGTAAGGCGAGAATCTCTCTGTTCTGCTTGAGATTATTAGAGAGTTCATTGGTTGATGACTTGTATGAGATAACTAAAGGGCGAACTTCATTAAGGTTTGCATAATTTTCCGAAGTTAGTGGGTTAAGTAATTCACAGAGATTTATCCGTTCGGTCGTTAAGACAGAGCCAACCGAAATAAGTTGCTCATCCCATGGGATAAGTGCACTTCTTGGAGCTCGCGTTTTTAGTAATGCATTACGTTGTTTAACAATTCTTTCGTAATCGCTGATAACACCCGCTAGACGCGGAGACCTTGTTATAAGAAGGCGATCAAGAAAATCTCTACGGTTAGATGGATCGCCACGGATTAAATCTAGGTCTTCTGGTGAAAAGTAAACACTTTGACAGGCACCTAGAATTTCTCTCTGGCTACGTACCGGGTTCTGGTTGAGCCGGGCACGATTTGCTTTCTGCACATTTATTTCAAGATCTACTTGGAGTTTCCGTTCTTCTCGCTCGATTTCTGCTCGGATGATTGCTTGATTAGAGCCCAGGCGAATAAGTGGTTGATTGTGCGAGACACGGGGGGAGGTAAGAAAAGACAGGTAAATAATAGCCTCGGCAATATTGGTTTTACCGGATCCATTATCCCCAATAAATGTCGTTGCCCCAGGATTAAGATTTAAGTCTAGTTGCGAGTAAGACCTAAAATCTTTGAGAGATAGATGATTTATACGCATTCATTTATGAGGCGTAGCGCATCGGCATAAGTAGATAGCGGTAGTTTTCAATCGGCTCGCTATCTTTGCCAGCCTTACCTGTGAGGATTGCCGGCTTATTAGAGCCCGTGAAAGAAATCTGCACAAATGGTGTACCTACAGCTTGTAGTCCATCGGCTAAGAAAACTGGGTTGAAAGCAATACTAATAGGTTCGCCCGTGAGTGAAATTTCGAGTGCTTCTGTCGCTTGCGCTTCTTCACCAGCTCCAGCTTCTAACTCCAAGGTTGACCCTGCAAAAGAAAGGCGGAGTGGAACCGTCTTGTCAGTCACGAGGGCAACCCTTCGGACAGA encodes the following:
- the gyrB gene encoding DNA topoisomerase (ATP-hydrolyzing) subunit B: MPAKTGSYNASSITVLEGLEAVRKRPGMYIGSTGERGLHHLVYEVVDNSVDEALAGFCTDVNVTLMSDGSLQVVDNGRGIPVDIHPVEKKPALEVVMTVLHAGGKFGDGGYSVSGGLHGVGISVVNALSTDLSVRVYRDGFIWSQDYKLGVPTAPVSKGEETSKTGTTVRFWPSEDIFETTDFSFEILSARLREMAFLNSGLTITLADERPGHVDEKGDPLFVRYHYENGITDFVRHLNSTRGQIHKSIIAFTAEDKTSKMSLEISMQWNAGFSESVYTFANTINTQEGGTHEEGFRTALTSIVNKFGEEWGFIRKREDRLTGEDVREGLTAIVSIKLTDPQFEGQTKTKLGNTNVKSFTQKAINEELTAWFEQNPSEGKDILRKSIDAAAARVAARKARDLSRNRKGLLEGRGMPGKLADCQWTEPEKCELYIVEGDSAGGSTKGGRDSRYQAVLPIRGKILNVEKSRIDRVLQNNEVQSLITALGTGVHDDFDIAKLRYHKIILMADADVDGQHIRTLLLTLLFRFMRPLIEQGFVYLAQPPLYKLKWGGKEPVQYAFSDRERDGFIKLGVDTGKRLPKEDGIQRFKGLGEMPAKELWDTTMDPHHRVLIKVGLEDAAAADDLFSVLMGEDVEQRRNFIQRNAKDVRFLDI
- the gyrA gene encoding DNA gyrase subunit A yields the protein MDELSKDFDRIEVVDLQVEMARSYLDYAMSVIVGRALPDVRDGLKPVHRRVLYAMYDGGYRPDKGYYKSSRIVGDVMGNYHPHGDGAIYDTVVRLAQPWSLRYPLVDGNGNFGSPGNDPAAAMRYTEARLSPIAMEMMRDIDEDTVNFSPNYDGRSQEPDVLPSRFPNLLVNGSAGIAVGMATNIPPHNLREIAEGVAWALAHPEAKSDELLTQLLKIVKGPDFPTRALIVGRTGIETAYRTGRGSITMRAVVNVEEINKRTCLVVTELPYQVNPDNLALKIAELVKDGKIKGIADVRDEGNERLGQRLVVVLRNDAIPKVVLNNLYKQTQLQDTFGANMLALVDGVPRTLRLDEFVRYYIEHQVEVIVRRTKYRLAEKERRAHILRGYLKALDALDAVIALIRASSTPEEARTGLMRLLEVDEIQANAILDMQLRRIAALERQKINDEYDGLMADIVELTAILASDEKQREIIKTELSDLVTKYGDERRTQIVASEGDFSAEDLIPDQDAVVTITHTGYAKRTRAELYRSQKRGGKGVRGASLKQDDVVDHFFVASTHDWLLFFTNQGRIYRSKVHELPDAGRDARGQHVANLMAFKPDEQIAQVLSIKDYGVQPYLVLATKNGLIKKTALSEYDSPRAGGLIAISLRTGDEVVSAALVNGKDELLLVSKKGMALRFLADDDALRPMGRSTSGVIGMKFREGDELLTMARINTQDSNLLVFTATDGGYGKKTPLDEYRVQGRGGIGIKAAKIDEDSRGVLVSALVLREEDEVLAITSAGTVMRTPASEVRQTGRDSMGVRLVNLDDGVQVLSVTKSAEVESE
- a CDS encoding DciA family protein, with translation MAKRDLALDLFKSFKTGQTNKKIRKKEIRESTGTTTDPQLLKDLLSNLIKERNWDTGIAEGTLFSTWEEIVGNEISLHANPISLLDGVLTIQSASTAWATQLRLIGPDLLERIQRSAPGALVESITVIGPHGPSWKKGIRTIRGARGPRDTYG
- the recF gene encoding DNA replication/repair protein RecF encodes the protein MRINHLSLKDFRSYSQLDLNLNPGATTFIGDNGSGKTNIAEAIIYLSFLTSPRVSHNQPLIRLGSNQAIIRAEIEREERKLQVDLEINVQKANRARLNQNPVRSQREILGACQSVYFSPEDLDLIRGDPSNRRDFLDRLLITRSPRLAGVISDYERIVKQRNALLKTRAPRSALIPWDEQLISVGSVLTTERINLCELLNPLTSENYANLNEVRPLVISYKSSTNELSNNLKQNREILALRLEEVQYQEVERGVTLIGPHRDDLHLQLGEFPAKGYASHGESWSIAISLRLGAFNLLRNEGAEPILILDDVFSELDTFRRAQLMQATQVAEQTIITTAVESDLPVGLETERLYVQLGQVMDVRT